Proteins encoded within one genomic window of Couchioplanes caeruleus:
- the ahcY gene encoding adenosylhomocysteinase produces MMTSKRPTSVAEGDYKVADLSLATFGRKEIELAEHEMPGLMSLRKEYGPSRPLRGARVTGSLHMTIQTAVLIETLTALGAEVRWASCNIFSTQDHAAAAIVVGPDGTPEAPKGVPVYAWKGETLEEYWWCTEQVLLWPDGEGPNMILDDGGDATLLVHKGAEFEKLGAVPSADTADSEEYAVILKVLARSLEEDDRRWTRVAAGIKGVTEETTTGVHRLYEMQQNGTLLFPAINVNDSVTKSKFDNRYGCRHSLIDGINRATDVLIGGKVAVVFGYGDVGKGCAESLRGQGARVIVTEVDPICALQAAMDGYQVATMEDVVETADIFITATGCFDVITNEHMARMKHQAIVGNIGHFDNEIDMAGLAKRKDVTRVTVKPQVDEWKFADGHSVIVLSEGRLLNLGNATGHPSFVMSNSFSNQTIAQIELFTRTGDYPVGVYVLPKHLDEKVARLHLDALGVRLTELTKEQAAYLGVAVEGPYKPDHYRY; encoded by the coding sequence ATGATGACCAGCAAGCGCCCCACATCCGTGGCCGAGGGCGACTACAAGGTCGCCGACCTGTCGCTCGCCACGTTCGGCCGCAAGGAGATCGAGCTCGCCGAGCATGAGATGCCCGGCCTGATGTCGCTGCGCAAGGAGTACGGCCCGAGCCGGCCGCTGCGTGGCGCGCGGGTGACCGGCTCGCTGCACATGACCATCCAGACCGCCGTCCTCATCGAGACGCTCACCGCCCTCGGCGCGGAGGTGCGCTGGGCGAGCTGCAACATCTTCTCGACGCAGGACCATGCCGCCGCCGCGATCGTGGTGGGTCCGGACGGCACGCCCGAGGCTCCGAAGGGTGTTCCGGTCTACGCCTGGAAGGGCGAGACGCTGGAGGAGTACTGGTGGTGCACCGAGCAGGTGCTGCTCTGGCCCGACGGCGAGGGTCCCAACATGATCCTCGACGACGGCGGTGACGCCACGCTGCTCGTGCACAAGGGGGCCGAGTTCGAGAAGCTGGGCGCCGTGCCGTCGGCCGACACCGCCGACTCCGAGGAGTACGCGGTCATCCTCAAGGTCCTCGCCCGCTCTCTCGAAGAAGACGACCGCCGCTGGACCCGTGTCGCGGCCGGGATCAAGGGTGTCACCGAGGAGACCACGACGGGTGTGCACCGGCTCTACGAGATGCAGCAGAACGGCACGCTGCTCTTCCCGGCGATCAACGTCAACGACTCGGTGACCAAGAGCAAGTTCGACAACAGGTACGGCTGCCGCCACTCCCTGATCGACGGCATCAACCGCGCCACCGACGTGCTCATCGGTGGCAAGGTCGCGGTCGTCTTCGGGTACGGCGACGTCGGCAAGGGCTGCGCCGAGTCGCTGCGCGGCCAGGGTGCCCGGGTCATCGTCACCGAGGTGGACCCGATCTGCGCGCTGCAGGCCGCGATGGACGGTTACCAGGTGGCCACGATGGAGGACGTCGTCGAGACGGCCGACATCTTCATCACCGCGACCGGCTGCTTCGACGTGATCACCAACGAGCACATGGCGCGGATGAAGCACCAGGCGATCGTCGGCAACATCGGCCACTTCGACAACGAGATCGACATGGCCGGACTGGCGAAGCGCAAGGATGTCACCCGGGTGACCGTCAAGCCGCAGGTGGACGAGTGGAAGTTCGCCGACGGCCACTCGGTGATCGTGCTCTCCGAGGGTCGCCTGCTGAACCTGGGCAACGCCACCGGTCACCCGTCCTTCGTGATGAGCAACAGCTTCTCCAACCAGACGATCGCACAGATCGAGCTGTTCACCCGCACCGGGGACTACCCGGTCGGCGTGTACGTGCTGCCGAAGCATCTGGACGAGAAGGTCGCCCGCCTGCACTTGGACGCGCTCGGCGTGAGACTCACCGAGCTGACCAAGGAGCAGGCCGCCTACCTGGGCGTTGCGGTCGAGGGCCCGTACAAGCCCGATCACTACCGCTACTGA
- the manA gene encoding mannose-6-phosphate isomerase, class I: MAAVLPLAGVIRPYSWGSRTSIAELQGRPTPSATPEAELWFGAHPGDPSTVIGAAGPVSLATLIADDPKGQLGAEVADEFGVRLPYLMKVLAAAAPLSLQAHPDADHARRAFAAQEADPDAPRNYTDAYHKPEMVVALTPFEALCGFREPAESAAALEALGIERLAPVIEALRKGTAGLGEAVRALLTWPADDRAALIDEAVAAGTSPLVTGLASHYPGDPGVLVALLLHHLRLAPGEAIWMPAGNLHAYLDGTGVEIMAASDNVLRGGLTPKRVDVDELLRVLRFEVLHDPVLPATELAPGVVTWKVPVREFALYRIDLGPASPPVRLPARGPRIVLGTRGDVHVAEAVDGTPVEITAGTAAFIPAETGPATLAGMGQAFVAAVAP; encoded by the coding sequence GTGGCTGCAGTTCTTCCGCTGGCCGGCGTGATCCGGCCGTATTCCTGGGGGTCGCGCACGTCGATCGCCGAGCTGCAGGGCCGGCCCACGCCCAGTGCCACTCCGGAAGCCGAGCTGTGGTTCGGCGCGCACCCCGGTGACCCGTCGACGGTCATCGGGGCGGCCGGACCGGTCAGCCTCGCGACGCTCATCGCCGACGACCCGAAGGGCCAGCTCGGCGCCGAGGTCGCCGACGAGTTCGGGGTACGCCTGCCGTACCTGATGAAGGTCCTCGCCGCGGCCGCCCCACTGTCGCTGCAGGCGCACCCGGACGCCGACCACGCGCGCCGGGCGTTCGCCGCGCAGGAGGCCGACCCGGACGCGCCGAGGAACTACACCGACGCGTACCACAAGCCCGAGATGGTGGTCGCCCTGACTCCGTTCGAGGCACTGTGCGGGTTCCGTGAGCCCGCCGAGTCGGCCGCCGCCCTCGAGGCGCTGGGCATCGAGCGGCTGGCCCCGGTGATCGAGGCACTGCGTAAGGGCACGGCCGGCCTCGGCGAGGCGGTCCGCGCCCTGCTGACCTGGCCGGCCGACGACCGCGCGGCGCTGATCGACGAGGCGGTCGCCGCCGGGACGTCGCCGCTGGTCACCGGCCTTGCGAGCCACTACCCGGGTGACCCGGGCGTGTTGGTCGCGCTGCTGCTCCACCACCTGCGGCTCGCGCCCGGCGAGGCCATCTGGATGCCGGCGGGCAACCTCCACGCCTACCTCGACGGCACCGGCGTGGAAATCATGGCGGCGAGCGACAACGTTCTGCGCGGCGGCCTGACGCCGAAGCGGGTGGACGTCGACGAGCTGCTGCGGGTCTTGCGCTTCGAGGTTCTCCACGACCCGGTTCTGCCCGCGACCGAGCTCGCGCCCGGCGTGGTGACCTGGAAGGTGCCGGTCCGCGAGTTCGCCCTCTACCGGATCGACCTGGGCCCGGCCTCGCCGCCGGTGCGCCTGCCGGCCCGGGGGCCGCGCATCGTCCTCGGCACTCGGGGCGACGTGCACGTGGCCGAGGCGGTGGACGGCACCCCCGTCGAAATCACCGCGGGAACGGCGGCGTTCATCCCGGCGGAGACCGGCCCGGCGACGCTCGCCGGCATGGGACAGGCCTTCGTGGCCGCCGTCGCTCCCTGA
- a CDS encoding cation diffusion facilitator family transporter has protein sequence MSAEGGTKAIVAALLANLGIAATKFVAWILTGSSSMLAEAIHSVADSGNQGLLLLGGKRAQRKATPQHPFGYGRDRYIYAFIVAIVLFSVGGLFALYEGYHKWNHAGHITAWHWVPVAVLVIAIGLESFSFRTAIQESNRVRGNTSWINFIRRAKAPELPVVLLEDLGALVGLILALIGVGMTLITGNGRWDAAGTIAIGLLLVAIAIILAIETKSLLLGEGATPEDVQTIENALLAGGGVERIIHMKTLYLGPEELLVAAKIAVPRSERAEELAAHIDEAETRIRQALPIARAIYLEPDIYRPDAAKSAPDASAEPAPA, from the coding sequence GTGAGTGCTGAGGGCGGAACCAAGGCGATCGTCGCAGCCCTGCTCGCGAACCTCGGGATCGCGGCGACCAAGTTCGTGGCGTGGATTCTGACGGGCTCGTCCTCAATGCTCGCCGAGGCGATTCACTCGGTGGCCGACTCCGGCAACCAGGGACTGCTCCTGCTGGGTGGAAAGCGGGCCCAGCGCAAGGCCACACCGCAGCACCCGTTCGGGTACGGACGCGACCGCTACATCTACGCCTTCATCGTCGCGATCGTGCTGTTCAGCGTCGGCGGCCTGTTCGCGCTCTACGAGGGCTACCACAAGTGGAACCACGCGGGACACATCACCGCGTGGCACTGGGTGCCGGTGGCGGTCCTGGTCATCGCGATCGGGCTGGAGAGCTTCTCGTTCCGCACCGCGATCCAGGAGTCGAACCGCGTCCGAGGCAACACGTCCTGGATCAACTTCATCCGCCGCGCCAAGGCGCCGGAGCTTCCCGTCGTGCTGCTCGAGGACCTGGGCGCCCTGGTCGGCCTGATCCTGGCGCTGATCGGTGTCGGCATGACGCTGATCACCGGTAACGGCCGCTGGGACGCCGCCGGGACGATCGCGATCGGCCTGCTGCTGGTCGCCATCGCGATCATCCTGGCCATCGAGACCAAGAGCCTGCTGCTGGGCGAGGGCGCGACCCCCGAGGACGTCCAGACCATCGAGAACGCGCTCCTGGCGGGCGGGGGCGTCGAACGCATCATCCACATGAAGACGCTCTACCTGGGTCCGGAGGAGCTGCTGGTGGCGGCCAAGATCGCCGTGCCGCGCTCGGAACGCGCCGAGGAGTTGGCGGCGCACATCGACGAGGCGGAAACCCGCATCCGCCAAGCCCTGCCGATCGCCCGGGCGATCTATCTGGAGCCGGACATCTACCGTCCGGACGCGGCGAAGTCCGCACCGGACGCCAGCGCCGAACCGGCACCGGCCTGA
- a CDS encoding SIS domain-containing protein, which translates to MASPEDGTAGLTGRRVADESLLEDEKAMLGNDPGGMLRATASAGAQVRESAALAAEANLSVLADEGRPRAVVVAGIGTAGLTGNILATVAGPRCPVPVIGHRSAGVPGWVGAADVVIAVSASGRSPEALAAADAAARRGARLVAIGNPDSELQAVAERARAPFIPVPRRAPARASLWGLAVPVLLAARSLGLVKVNEADLAETAARLDADAERCRPGAESFVNPAKSLALDLAGSVPIVWGSSPLATVAARRFADTLAANARYPVMAGALGEAGRGRVGLLDGPFGGLAESSRDIFADPGDDDEDPATRLRLVVMRDGGLNPQDDADEPVAVEERRADAVQVLAERRGVRCDVVTAEGGSALERLASLVAVPDFASIYLALAHGLDPMAVPAINEMKELSNSLPEGMQ; encoded by the coding sequence ATGGCAAGCCCCGAAGACGGCACGGCCGGGCTGACCGGGCGTCGCGTGGCCGACGAGTCGCTGCTCGAGGACGAGAAGGCGATGCTCGGCAACGACCCGGGCGGCATGCTGCGCGCCACCGCCTCGGCCGGGGCCCAGGTGCGGGAGTCGGCGGCGCTGGCCGCCGAGGCCAATCTCAGCGTGCTCGCCGACGAGGGCCGCCCGCGCGCGGTCGTCGTCGCCGGCATCGGTACGGCCGGCCTGACCGGCAACATCCTGGCCACGGTCGCGGGTCCGCGCTGTCCCGTACCCGTGATCGGGCACCGCAGCGCGGGCGTTCCCGGCTGGGTCGGCGCGGCCGATGTGGTCATCGCCGTCTCCGCCTCCGGCCGCAGCCCCGAGGCGCTCGCGGCCGCCGACGCCGCCGCCCGCCGGGGCGCCCGGCTCGTCGCCATCGGCAACCCCGACTCGGAGCTGCAGGCGGTCGCCGAGCGCGCCCGGGCTCCTTTCATCCCGGTGCCGCGGCGTGCGCCCGCCCGGGCCAGCCTGTGGGGCCTCGCCGTGCCCGTACTGCTCGCCGCCCGCAGCCTCGGCCTGGTCAAGGTCAACGAGGCCGACCTCGCCGAGACCGCGGCCCGCCTCGACGCCGACGCCGAGCGCTGCCGCCCCGGCGCCGAGTCCTTCGTCAACCCGGCCAAGTCCCTCGCCCTCGACCTCGCCGGCTCGGTGCCGATCGTGTGGGGCTCGTCCCCGCTCGCCACGGTCGCCGCCCGGCGCTTCGCCGACACGCTCGCGGCGAACGCCCGCTACCCGGTGATGGCCGGCGCGCTGGGCGAGGCCGGCCGGGGCCGCGTCGGCCTGCTCGACGGACCGTTCGGGGGCCTGGCCGAGTCGTCCCGCGACATCTTCGCCGACCCCGGAGACGACGACGAGGACCCGGCCACCCGCCTGCGCCTCGTCGTCATGCGCGACGGCGGCCTCAACCCGCAGGACGACGCGGACGAGCCGGTCGCCGTCGAGGAGCGCCGGGCGGACGCCGTCCAGGTCCTCGCCGAGCGCCGCGGGGTGCGCTGCGACGTGGTGACCGCCGAGGGTGGTTCCGCGCTCGAGCGTCTCGCCTCGCTCGTGGCGGTTCCCGACTTCGCGTCGATCTACCTGGCTCTTGCCCACGGTCTGGATCCGATGGCGGTGCCGGCCATCAACGAGATGAAGGAACTGAGCAACTCCCTGCCGGAGGGAATGCAGTGA
- a CDS encoding Trm112 family protein: MALDPHLLEILACPDTHHAPLTHDAAAQTLTCTECGRVFEVRDDIPVLLLDEARPGSSPTTGPDSASS; encoded by the coding sequence GTGGCCCTCGATCCGCATCTGCTGGAAATCCTGGCCTGCCCGGACACGCACCATGCGCCGCTGACCCACGACGCGGCCGCGCAGACGCTGACCTGCACCGAGTGCGGCCGCGTCTTCGAGGTGCGCGACGACATCCCGGTGCTTCTGCTGGACGAGGCCCGGCCCGGGTCCAGCCCGACCACCGGCCCGGACTCCGCGTCCTCCTGA
- a CDS encoding phosphomannomutase/phosphoglucomutase, whose translation MTDLSQLVKAYDVRGVVPDQLNETVARALGTAFVEMLRESGDDADKIVIAHDMRETGPALARAFAYGANSAGAAVVHIGLASTDQLYYASGSLGLPGAMFTASHNPAQYNGIKLCRGGAKPVGQDSGLVVVRMRAEELLGDLDAVAEMPSQIEHISLLEGYAKHLRSLVDLSRIRPLKVIVDAGNGMGGLTVPAVLGNQLLPSLPLEIVSMYFELDGSFPNHEANPLDPANLVDLQEAVRKQGADIGLAFDGDADRCFVVDEHGDPVSPSAITALVAKRELARFPGATVIHNLITSAAVPEIIRACGGEPVRSRVGHSFIKAEMARTNAVFGGEHSAHYYFREFWFADTGMLAAMHVLAALGGQDQPLSQFAAEYERYSASGEINSTVADAAAKIADVRAAFPDATFDDLDGMTAQLGDGAWFNLRASNTEPLLRLNVEAPKPDRMAALRDEVLAIVRG comes from the coding sequence TTGACTGACCTGTCCCAGCTCGTGAAGGCGTACGACGTCCGCGGCGTCGTGCCCGACCAGCTCAACGAGACCGTGGCCCGCGCGCTGGGCACCGCTTTCGTGGAGATGCTGCGGGAGTCCGGCGATGATGCCGACAAGATCGTCATCGCACACGACATGCGCGAGACCGGCCCGGCGCTGGCGCGGGCCTTCGCCTATGGCGCCAACTCCGCCGGTGCGGCCGTCGTCCACATCGGCCTCGCCTCGACCGACCAGTTGTACTATGCCTCCGGGTCGCTTGGACTGCCCGGCGCCATGTTCACCGCCAGCCACAACCCCGCGCAGTACAACGGCATCAAGCTGTGCCGCGGGGGCGCCAAGCCGGTCGGGCAGGACAGCGGCCTGGTCGTCGTCCGGATGCGGGCCGAGGAACTGCTCGGCGATCTCGACGCGGTCGCCGAGATGCCGTCGCAGATCGAACACATCAGCCTGCTCGAGGGCTATGCGAAGCACCTGCGCTCGTTGGTCGACCTGAGCCGCATCCGCCCGCTGAAGGTGATCGTGGACGCCGGCAACGGCATGGGCGGCTTGACGGTGCCGGCGGTGCTGGGCAACCAGCTCCTGCCGTCGCTGCCGCTCGAGATCGTGTCGATGTACTTCGAACTGGACGGCTCGTTCCCCAACCACGAGGCCAACCCGCTGGATCCGGCCAACCTCGTCGACCTGCAGGAGGCGGTCCGCAAGCAGGGCGCCGACATCGGGCTGGCCTTCGACGGCGATGCCGACCGCTGCTTCGTCGTGGACGAGCACGGCGACCCGGTCTCGCCCTCCGCGATCACGGCGCTCGTGGCCAAGCGCGAGCTGGCCCGGTTCCCGGGCGCCACGGTGATCCACAACCTGATCACCTCGGCGGCGGTTCCCGAGATCATCAGGGCGTGCGGCGGCGAGCCGGTTCGCAGCCGGGTCGGGCACTCCTTCATCAAAGCCGAGATGGCCCGCACCAACGCGGTCTTCGGCGGCGAGCACTCCGCGCACTACTACTTCCGCGAGTTCTGGTTCGCCGACACCGGCATGCTCGCGGCGATGCACGTGCTGGCGGCCCTCGGCGGGCAGGATCAGCCGCTGTCGCAGTTCGCGGCCGAGTACGAGCGCTACTCCGCCTCCGGTGAGATCAACTCCACCGTGGCGGACGCGGCGGCCAAGATCGCCGACGTGCGCGCGGCCTTCCCGGACGCCACCTTCGACGACCTCGACGGCATGACCGCCCAGCTTGGCGACGGCGCCTGGTTCAACCTGCGCGCCTCCAACACCGAGCCGCTGCTGCGCCTCAACGTCGAAGCGCCCAAGCCGGACCGGATGGCGGCCCTCCGCGACGAGGTGCTCGCCATCGTCCGCGGTTAG
- a CDS encoding aldehyde dehydrogenase family protein — protein sequence MDATAFPGAGTPFYVAGAAAHGAGEVTVTSPWDGRTVGRTTWAGDDQIEAAVAAAAGVAEEAAALPAHVRAAALDHVSRRLAERRQEIAELITAENGKPVKWALVEADRAVSVFRWAAEEARRFAGGLQRLDTDPGGAGRIAVVKRVPRGPVLGISPFNFPLNLVAHKVAPALAVGAPIVLKPAPATPLTALLLGSILAETALPAGMFSVLPLPNDRAAGLVADPRLPVVSFTGSGPVGAQIRRAAPEKHVTLELGGNAAVLVCGDYGGDDDLDWAAGRIATFGTYQAGQSCIAVQRVYVHRGLDLLSRLTREMEALRTGDPADPSVEVGPMINEEAARRVESWVDEAVAAGATVVTGGKRDGATYPPTLLTGVPAGAKVVAEEVFGPVVVVSEVPSDEAGFTAINDSAYGLQAGVFTHDIRTAFAAHRRLQVGGVIVGDVPSYRADQMPYGGVKGSGVGREGIASAMEDYTEPRVMVVAGVEL from the coding sequence GTGGACGCGACAGCTTTCCCGGGCGCAGGGACGCCCTTCTATGTGGCAGGCGCTGCGGCGCACGGCGCCGGAGAGGTGACGGTGACCTCGCCCTGGGACGGCCGCACGGTCGGGCGCACCACCTGGGCCGGGGACGACCAGATCGAAGCCGCGGTCGCCGCGGCGGCGGGCGTCGCCGAGGAGGCCGCGGCGCTGCCCGCCCATGTGCGTGCCGCCGCGCTCGACCACGTCTCGCGCCGGCTCGCCGAGCGCCGACAGGAGATCGCCGAGCTGATCACCGCCGAGAACGGCAAGCCGGTGAAGTGGGCACTGGTGGAGGCCGACCGGGCGGTGTCGGTGTTCCGCTGGGCCGCCGAGGAGGCCCGCCGGTTCGCCGGTGGCCTGCAGCGCCTCGACACCGACCCCGGCGGAGCCGGTCGGATCGCGGTGGTCAAGCGTGTCCCGCGCGGCCCGGTGCTGGGCATCTCACCGTTCAACTTCCCGCTGAACCTGGTCGCCCACAAGGTCGCCCCGGCGCTCGCGGTGGGCGCGCCGATCGTGCTCAAGCCTGCGCCGGCCACCCCGCTGACCGCGCTGCTGCTGGGCTCGATCCTCGCCGAGACCGCCCTGCCGGCCGGAATGTTCTCCGTGCTTCCGCTCCCCAACGACCGCGCCGCGGGGTTGGTCGCGGACCCCCGGTTGCCCGTCGTGTCGTTCACCGGCTCGGGTCCGGTCGGCGCGCAGATCCGGCGCGCCGCCCCGGAGAAGCACGTCACCCTGGAGCTCGGCGGCAACGCGGCGGTGCTGGTCTGCGGTGACTACGGCGGCGACGACGACCTCGACTGGGCCGCCGGGCGCATCGCCACCTTCGGCACCTACCAGGCCGGCCAGAGCTGCATCGCGGTCCAGCGCGTGTATGTGCACCGGGGCCTGGATCTGCTTTCCCGGCTCACGAGAGAGATGGAGGCGCTGCGCACCGGTGACCCGGCGGACCCGTCCGTCGAGGTCGGGCCGATGATCAACGAGGAGGCGGCCCGGCGCGTCGAGTCCTGGGTCGACGAGGCGGTGGCGGCCGGGGCCACGGTGGTGACCGGCGGCAAGCGTGACGGCGCCACCTATCCGCCGACGCTCCTGACCGGGGTCCCCGCCGGTGCCAAGGTGGTCGCCGAGGAGGTCTTCGGACCGGTCGTGGTGGTCTCCGAGGTCCCGTCCGACGAGGCCGGCTTCACCGCGATCAACGACTCCGCCTATGGGTTGCAGGCCGGCGTCTTCACCCATGACATCCGGACGGCCTTCGCGGCACACCGCCGGCTACAGGTCGGCGGCGTGATCGTGGGCGACGTGCCTTCCTACCGGGCGGACCAGATGCCCTACGGAGGCGTGAAGGGCAGCGGCGTGGGCCGGGAGGGCATCGCGAGCGCCATGGAGGACTACACCGAGCCCCGCGTCATGGTGGTCGCCGGCGTCGAGCTCTGA
- the adh gene encoding aldehyde dehydrogenase, translating to MTVYSPPGSDGAIVAYESRYDHWIGGEYVPPVKGQYFSNPSPVTGQTFCEIARGTADDVERALDAAHAAAGAWGRTPAAERANILNKIADRMEANLEPLAVAETWENGKPVRETLAADIPLAIDHFRYFAGALRAQEGTLSEIDDDTVAYHFHEPLGVVAQIIPWNFPILMAVWKLAPALAAGNAVVLKPAEQTPASIHYLMALIADLLPPGVVNIVNGFGVEAGKPLASSPRVAKVAFTGETTTGRLIMQYASENIIPVTLELGGKSPNIFFDDVSRADDDFMDKALEGFTMFALNQGEVCTCPSRALIQQGHYSDFLAAGVKRVENLRQGNPLDTDTQVGAQASNDQLEKILSYLDIGRQEGAKVLAGGSRADLGGELSGGYYVQPTIFEGANTMRIFQEEIFGPVVSVTSFSDYEDAVKIANETLYGLGAGVWTRDINLAYRAGREIQAGRVWTNCYHLYPAHAAFGGYKQSGIGRENHKMMLDHYQQTKNLLISYSPKAMGFF from the coding sequence ATGACTGTCTATTCCCCGCCCGGTTCCGACGGCGCGATCGTCGCCTATGAGTCCCGGTATGACCACTGGATCGGCGGCGAGTACGTGCCGCCCGTCAAGGGCCAATACTTTTCGAATCCCTCCCCGGTGACCGGGCAGACCTTCTGCGAGATCGCCCGGGGTACCGCCGACGACGTCGAACGGGCGCTCGACGCCGCGCACGCCGCGGCCGGCGCCTGGGGTCGCACGCCGGCCGCCGAACGGGCGAACATCCTGAACAAGATCGCCGACCGGATGGAGGCGAACCTGGAACCCCTGGCCGTCGCCGAGACCTGGGAGAACGGCAAGCCGGTCCGCGAGACCCTGGCCGCCGACATCCCGCTGGCGATCGACCACTTCCGCTACTTCGCCGGGGCGCTGCGGGCGCAGGAGGGCACGCTCAGCGAGATCGACGACGACACCGTCGCCTACCACTTCCACGAGCCGCTCGGCGTGGTCGCGCAGATCATCCCGTGGAACTTCCCGATCCTGATGGCCGTCTGGAAGCTCGCGCCCGCGCTCGCCGCCGGGAACGCCGTCGTGCTCAAGCCCGCCGAGCAGACGCCGGCCTCGATCCACTACCTGATGGCGCTGATCGCCGATCTGCTGCCGCCGGGCGTGGTGAACATCGTCAACGGCTTCGGCGTGGAGGCGGGCAAGCCTCTGGCGTCGTCCCCGCGGGTCGCCAAGGTGGCGTTCACCGGCGAGACCACGACCGGACGTCTGATCATGCAGTACGCCTCCGAGAACATCATTCCCGTGACACTGGAGCTCGGCGGAAAGAGCCCGAACATCTTCTTCGACGACGTCAGCCGCGCCGACGACGACTTCATGGACAAGGCGCTCGAGGGCTTCACGATGTTCGCGCTGAACCAGGGCGAGGTCTGCACCTGTCCGTCGCGGGCGCTGATCCAGCAGGGCCACTACTCGGACTTCCTGGCCGCCGGGGTCAAGCGGGTCGAGAATCTGCGGCAGGGCAACCCGCTCGACACCGACACGCAGGTCGGCGCCCAGGCCTCGAACGACCAGTTGGAGAAGATTCTGTCCTATCTGGACATCGGCCGGCAGGAGGGCGCGAAGGTGCTCGCCGGCGGCTCCCGGGCGGACCTCGGTGGCGAGCTGTCCGGCGGCTACTACGTGCAGCCGACGATCTTCGAGGGCGCGAACACGATGCGCATCTTCCAGGAGGAGATCTTCGGCCCGGTGGTCTCGGTGACGTCGTTCTCCGACTACGAGGACGCCGTCAAGATCGCCAACGAGACCCTCTACGGCCTCGGCGCCGGCGTCTGGACGCGCGACATCAACCTGGCATACCGGGCCGGCCGCGAGATCCAGGCGGGTCGGGTGTGGACGAACTGCTACCACCTGTATCCGGCGCATGCCGCCTTCGGTGGATACAAGCAGTCGGGCATCGGCCGAGAGAACCACAAGATGATGCTCGACCACTACCAGCAGACGAAGAACCTGCTGATCAGCTACTCCCCCAAGGCCATGGGCTTCTTCTGA
- a CDS encoding DUF779 domain-containing protein, producing the protein MGARVDVTPAAAELIRSLRERHGPLMFHQSGGCCDGSAPMCYLDGEFRTGASDVLLEELRIDGVDEPVRFWMSAAQYEAWKHTHLTVDVVPGRGSGFSLEAPEGVRFLIRSRLLSSPPHTGSD; encoded by the coding sequence ATGGGTGCCCGGGTGGACGTGACCCCCGCGGCGGCCGAGCTGATCCGGTCGCTGCGGGAGCGGCACGGGCCGCTGATGTTCCACCAGTCCGGCGGCTGCTGCGACGGGAGCGCCCCGATGTGCTACCTCGACGGAGAGTTCCGTACGGGTGCCAGCGACGTCCTGCTGGAGGAACTGCGCATCGACGGCGTGGACGAGCCGGTGCGGTTCTGGATGAGCGCGGCCCAGTACGAGGCGTGGAAGCACACGCATCTCACCGTCGACGTGGTGCCGGGTCGCGGCAGCGGCTTCAGCCTGGAAGCGCCGGAGGGCGTGCGGTTTCTCATCCGCAGCCGCCTGCTTTCCTCCCCACCGCATACCGGAAGTGATTGA
- a CDS encoding class I SAM-dependent methyltransferase, producing MNGADPSRWSAVAEGWAELWGTFAEPAWRAILDTTHAGHGTRVLDVGCGSGDFLAYCDRRGMVTAGIDPAPGMVELARRRSPDVRRGGAEKLPWADATFDLVTSFNALQFAEDTDDALAELTRVTVPGGYVAVANWAEAARNDLDAVERALDDGPPRPDGDLRVPGGLAELLTDGGLVDVREALVEVPWEVPDDHTLVRGVLLGEDAGGAGAVLGSGAGGAGAVLGSGAGGAGAVLGSGAGGAGAVLGSGAGGAGAALLGEDAGGADAVLLGEDAGRAGAVLAAARPYRNRDGGYRLVNHFRYAVGRKAGGCG from the coding sequence GTGAACGGCGCCGATCCGAGCCGCTGGTCCGCGGTCGCCGAGGGCTGGGCCGAGCTGTGGGGCACCTTCGCCGAGCCCGCCTGGCGCGCGATCCTCGACACCACCCACGCCGGCCACGGCACGCGTGTCCTCGATGTCGGCTGCGGCAGTGGCGACTTCCTGGCCTACTGCGATCGCCGCGGCATGGTGACCGCCGGCATCGATCCCGCGCCCGGCATGGTCGAACTGGCCCGACGGCGAAGTCCGGACGTGCGGCGGGGCGGGGCGGAGAAACTGCCCTGGGCCGACGCGACCTTCGACCTCGTCACCTCCTTCAACGCATTGCAGTTCGCGGAGGACACCGACGACGCCCTGGCCGAGTTGACCCGGGTGACGGTGCCCGGCGGGTACGTGGCCGTGGCGAACTGGGCGGAAGCGGCCCGCAACGATCTCGACGCCGTCGAACGTGCCCTGGACGACGGGCCTCCCCGGCCCGACGGCGACCTGCGGGTGCCCGGTGGGCTGGCGGAACTGCTGACCGACGGCGGCCTCGTCGACGTGCGGGAGGCCCTGGTAGAGGTGCCGTGGGAGGTGCCGGACGACCACACACTCGTCCGCGGCGTGCTTCTGGGCGAGGACGCCGGAGGGGCCGGCGCGGTGCTGGGTTCGGGCGCCGGAGGGGCCGGCGCGGTGCTGGGTTCGGGCGCCGGAGGGGCCGGCGCGGTGCTGGGTTCGGGCGCCGGAGGGGCCGGCGCGGTGCTGGGTTCGGGTGCCGGAGGAGCTGGCGCGGCGCTCTTGGGTGAGGACGCCGGAGGAGCCGACGCGGTGCTGCTGGGTGAGGACGCCGGACGAGCCGGCGCGGTGCTCGCGGCGGCTCGTCCGTACCGAAATCGTGACGGGGGTTATCGACTTGTCAATCACTTCCGGTATGCGGTGGGGAGGAAAGCAGGCGGCTGCGGATGA